A genomic window from Constrictibacter sp. MBR-5 includes:
- a CDS encoding heavy-metal-associated domain-containing protein, producing MNRPLMLPAALLAVGGFGAVGLTVLPSLSAPPAAAQVAAVQSATFTVENMTCALCPVTVKKAIENVTGVQSVQIDYAARTATAIFDPAVTSVEAIAAASTDAGYPAAIKR from the coding sequence ATGAACCGACCACTTATGCTCCCCGCCGCCCTGCTTGCCGTGGGCGGGTTCGGCGCCGTGGGCCTGACGGTGCTCCCATCCCTTTCCGCTCCGCCGGCGGCCGCCCAGGTCGCGGCCGTGCAATCGGCGACGTTTACGGTGGAGAATATGACCTGCGCGCTCTGCCCGGTCACAGTGAAGAAGGCCATAGAGAACGTGACCGGCGTGCAGTCGGTTCAGATCGACTACGCCGCCAGGACGGCAACCGCCATCTTCGACCCGGCCGTGACGTCCGTTGAAGCCATTGCCGCCGCTTCTACCGACGCAGGTTATCCGGCAGCAATCAAACGCTGA
- the merF gene encoding mercury resistance system transport protein MerF, translated as MVCSVNAAICCFTPVLVIALGAVGLSAWLDWIDYVLLPALALFLRLTAYGLWRRNRAAACCAIETQTTEERA; from the coding sequence ATGGTCTGCTCGGTCAACGCCGCCATCTGCTGCTTCACCCCGGTTCTGGTGATCGCCCTTGGCGCCGTCGGCCTGTCCGCCTGGCTCGACTGGATCGACTATGTGCTGCTGCCAGCGCTCGCGCTGTTCCTGAGGCTGACGGCCTACGGGTTGTGGCGACGGAACCGCGCTGCGGCCTGTTGCGCAATCGAAACGCAAACCACCGAGGAAAGAGCCTGA
- the merA gene encoding mercury(II) reductase — MTDCCTTDAKKNSYDLAVIGAGSAGFSAAITAAEQGANVALIGGGTIGGTCVNVGCVPSKTMIRAAEALHGARAAGRFPGISGEAGVDDWRELIAAKDDLVSTLRQKKYADLLPEYNGIAYIEGAARLNGAGVIVDDTPVAAGKVVIATGGRPAVPRIPGIENVRYLTSTTLLELEELPKSLIVIGGGYIGAELAQMMARVGVAVTLVCRSRLLPQVEPEVSDALAAVFLGEGITLHCGITYDACRDDASGVTVCVEDNGQRIDLNAERLLVATGRTPNTKALGLLDAGVAQDGRGAIVVDGRMRTSKPGIYAAGDVTDRDQFVYMAAYGAKLAALNALNDDSLSYDNSAMPWVVFTDPQVAGVGLSEAKAAGHEVKISVVPLDRIPRALAARDTRGLIKLVADAKTDRLLGGQILAPEGADSIQTLALALKFGMTAKALGETIFPYLTTVEGLKLAAQTFDRDLAKLSCCAG, encoded by the coding sequence ATGACCGACTGCTGCACGACTGACGCAAAGAAGAACTCCTACGACCTCGCCGTCATCGGCGCGGGCTCGGCGGGGTTCTCCGCCGCGATCACGGCAGCCGAACAGGGCGCCAACGTGGCGCTGATCGGTGGCGGCACCATCGGCGGCACCTGCGTCAATGTCGGCTGCGTTCCGTCGAAGACCATGATCCGAGCGGCCGAGGCGCTGCACGGCGCGCGGGCGGCGGGGCGATTTCCGGGGATTTCCGGCGAGGCGGGTGTGGATGACTGGCGGGAGCTGATCGCCGCCAAGGACGACCTCGTCTCCACGCTGCGGCAGAAGAAGTACGCCGACCTCCTGCCCGAGTATAATGGCATTGCGTATATCGAAGGCGCGGCGCGGCTGAACGGTGCAGGGGTCATCGTCGATGACACCCCTGTCGCTGCCGGCAAGGTCGTCATCGCCACCGGTGGGCGACCCGCCGTGCCGCGGATTCCCGGCATCGAGAACGTACGCTACCTGACCAGCACCACCTTGCTGGAGTTAGAGGAACTTCCCAAGAGCTTGATCGTCATCGGCGGCGGCTATATCGGCGCAGAGCTTGCCCAGATGATGGCGCGCGTGGGTGTCGCCGTGACCCTCGTCTGCCGGTCACGGCTCCTGCCTCAGGTGGAGCCGGAAGTTTCCGACGCCCTAGCGGCGGTCTTCCTCGGCGAGGGCATTACGCTCCATTGTGGCATAACCTACGATGCCTGCCGCGACGATGCGAGCGGCGTTACGGTGTGCGTCGAAGACAACGGACAGCGCATCGATTTGAACGCGGAACGGCTTCTGGTCGCCACGGGGCGCACCCCCAACACTAAGGCCCTTGGCCTCTTGGATGCCGGCGTCGCACAAGACGGCCGCGGCGCTATCGTGGTCGATGGTCGCATGCGTACGTCGAAGCCGGGCATCTATGCGGCGGGCGACGTGACCGACCGCGACCAGTTCGTATACATGGCGGCCTATGGGGCCAAGCTGGCCGCGCTCAATGCGCTGAACGACGACAGCCTTTCCTACGACAACAGTGCCATGCCGTGGGTGGTATTCACCGACCCGCAGGTGGCGGGCGTGGGTCTGAGCGAGGCGAAGGCTGCCGGTCATGAGGTCAAGATCTCCGTAGTGCCGCTCGACCGGATACCGCGCGCACTGGCTGCCCGGGACACACGCGGACTGATTAAGCTGGTCGCTGATGCCAAGACCGACCGCCTGCTCGGCGGCCAGATCCTTGCACCGGAAGGCGCCGACAGCATCCAGACGCTGGCGCTGGCACTCAAGTTCGGTATGACCGCGAAGGCGCTGGGTGAGACGATATTCCCGTACCTGACCACGGTCGAAGGGTTGAAGCTCGCTGCCCAGACCTTCGACAGGGACTTGGCCAAGCTGTCCTGCTGTGCGGGCTGA
- a CDS encoding porin → MASVALGLLMPSVAGAQQSEIERLKAEQEALRQRIERMEVQQRMPEQHQDPLLRQRIERLESEQSKAAAAKGDAKVPRFVESINDDIRLTLSGQVNRAALYANDGDEDQVFHVDNDNSSTRLLFRGVGRFDEDLTVGTQIEVQIESNSSFDVSIGGEPAGFNTVSFTERKLELFFDSKTFGRLWLGQGDTASNGTSESDLSGTAVVSLASGAWLMAGSIRFQEDGTTGPRVRDVFSDFDGLSRDDRIRYDTPSFEGFKFSTSHVDGSAWDAALTYAGEISGIKTRAAIAYADADNKNNRNLEQVNGSASVLFPFGLNFTLAAGQQDLEKDGRDPSMYYAKVGYILSPFSIGSTAVSADWQLVEDRDRSGDEATTYGLALVQNIDRIATEAYVAARMYELDRRGADFDDIYAVMAGARVKF, encoded by the coding sequence ATGGCGTCGGTCGCGCTCGGCTTGCTGATGCCGTCGGTGGCAGGCGCGCAGCAGTCCGAGATTGAGCGGCTGAAGGCCGAGCAGGAAGCGTTGCGTCAGCGCATCGAACGCATGGAAGTGCAGCAGCGAATGCCCGAACAGCATCAGGATCCGCTGTTGCGCCAACGTATCGAGCGCCTGGAGTCCGAACAGTCGAAAGCGGCGGCCGCCAAAGGCGACGCCAAGGTGCCGCGGTTCGTCGAGAGCATCAACGACGACATCCGCCTCACCCTTTCGGGCCAGGTCAACCGCGCCGCCCTCTACGCCAACGATGGCGACGAGGATCAGGTGTTCCATGTCGACAACGACAACTCTTCCACTCGCCTGCTGTTTCGCGGCGTCGGCAGGTTCGACGAGGATCTCACGGTCGGCACGCAGATCGAAGTGCAGATCGAATCGAATTCCAGCTTCGACGTCAGCATCGGCGGCGAACCGGCCGGGTTCAACACGGTCAGTTTTACCGAGCGGAAGCTCGAGCTCTTCTTCGACAGCAAGACGTTCGGGCGGCTTTGGCTCGGTCAGGGCGACACCGCCTCCAACGGTACGTCGGAGAGCGACCTATCCGGCACGGCCGTTGTCAGCCTCGCATCGGGGGCATGGCTGATGGCCGGTAGCATTCGCTTTCAGGAGGACGGCACCACGGGTCCCCGGGTGCGCGACGTCTTCTCCGACTTCGACGGCTTGAGCCGGGACGACCGCATCCGATACGACACCCCCTCGTTCGAGGGCTTCAAATTCTCCACCAGTCATGTCGACGGCAGCGCCTGGGATGCGGCACTCACCTATGCCGGCGAGATTTCGGGGATCAAGACGCGCGCCGCGATCGCCTACGCCGATGCTGACAACAAGAACAACCGCAACCTCGAACAGGTCAACGGCTCGGCTTCGGTGCTGTTTCCCTTCGGTCTGAACTTCACCCTCGCGGCGGGCCAGCAGGACCTGGAGAAAGACGGTCGCGATCCGTCCATGTATTATGCCAAAGTCGGCTACATACTCTCTCCATTCTCGATCGGCAGCACTGCCGTGTCGGCGGACTGGCAGCTGGTCGAGGACCGCGATCGTTCCGGTGACGAAGCGACGACGTACGGTCTTGCGCTGGTTCAGAACATCGACCGAATCGCTACGGAGGCCTATGTCGCTGCCAGGATGTACGAACTGGACAGGCGTGGCGCCGACTTCGATGACATCTACGCCGTGATGGCCGGCGCGCGCGTGAAGTTCTGA
- a CDS encoding YeeE/YedE family protein, giving the protein MAQEPTSIEAPPRTAPCRASRRWCIERPAGLFATAVGPAAVAGTAIIWSAAIHPDGLVLLLIGMAIGAILLATGFGFAGSWRAWISEGHGAGLRAQFVMLAIATCLFIPSLAAGNPIAGAVAPAGLSVAVGAFLFGLGMQCAGGCASGTLVAVGAGNLRLVVVLIAFVAGAVAGTAHLPWWLSQPSLGEVSLPEAVGPGPAVLLQLAALAALFLLVSLGEGAVCPSWRKVIRIPWPLLAAAVALALLNFATLAVAGHPWSITFGFGLWGAKILATMGADIGSWTFWSWPFPAEALAAPVLADTTTVMNVGIVCGATVVAVWRRRREEPRIRPLSVRTAGTALLGGVLMGYGARLAFGCNIGALFGGIASGSLHGWLWFAAAMAGSMLGVWLSPRHK; this is encoded by the coding sequence ATGGCACAGGAACCGACGTCCATCGAGGCGCCGCCCCGAACAGCGCCATGCCGCGCATCACGCAGGTGGTGCATCGAGCGTCCCGCCGGGCTTTTCGCCACCGCCGTCGGACCTGCAGCCGTTGCCGGCACGGCCATCATCTGGTCTGCAGCCATCCACCCTGACGGCCTCGTGCTCCTGCTGATCGGCATGGCGATCGGTGCCATTCTCCTCGCTACCGGTTTCGGCTTCGCCGGGTCCTGGCGCGCCTGGATCAGCGAAGGCCACGGGGCTGGGCTCCGCGCCCAGTTCGTGATGCTGGCCATCGCCACATGCCTGTTCATACCCAGCCTCGCCGCCGGCAACCCGATCGCCGGGGCGGTCGCCCCGGCCGGCCTGTCCGTGGCCGTCGGGGCATTTCTGTTCGGCCTCGGTATGCAATGCGCTGGCGGATGCGCGTCCGGGACGCTGGTCGCAGTTGGGGCAGGCAATCTACGGCTGGTCGTGGTCCTGATTGCTTTCGTGGCTGGTGCGGTCGCCGGTACCGCGCATCTCCCGTGGTGGCTATCCCAGCCGTCTCTGGGTGAAGTGTCGCTTCCTGAAGCCGTCGGGCCGGGGCCGGCCGTGCTGTTGCAGCTCGCGGCCCTCGCCGCGCTGTTCCTGCTCGTCTCTTTGGGAGAGGGGGCAGTCTGCCCGAGCTGGCGGAAGGTCATCCGCATACCATGGCCGCTTCTGGCGGCGGCAGTCGCGCTGGCGCTCTTGAACTTCGCGACGCTGGCGGTGGCCGGTCATCCCTGGAGTATCACATTCGGCTTCGGCTTGTGGGGGGCGAAGATCCTGGCCACGATGGGCGCCGACATCGGGAGTTGGACCTTCTGGTCGTGGCCATTTCCGGCTGAAGCGCTGGCGGCGCCCGTGCTCGCCGACACGACGACCGTCATGAATGTCGGGATCGTCTGCGGCGCTACCGTCGTGGCCGTTTGGCGTCGGCGACGTGAAGAGCCGAGGATCCGGCCGCTTTCGGTGCGGACCGCTGGCACGGCGCTGCTGGGCGGCGTCCTAATGGGCTATGGCGCCCGGCTGGCGTTCGGATGCAACATCGGCGCGCTCTTCGGAGGCATCGCCTCGGGCAGCCTACACGGCTGGCTCTGGTTCGCGGCGGCGATGGCCGGCAGCATGCTTGGCGTATGGCTATCGCCTCGGCACAAGTAG